The Salvia miltiorrhiza cultivar Shanhuang (shh) chromosome 1, IMPLAD_Smil_shh, whole genome shotgun sequence genome has a window encoding:
- the LOC131006436 gene encoding uncharacterized protein LOC131006436 yields the protein MMFATRGGLNDACSSVAKQLDNVYSSISVTERDMSLKIHRVDCKYNVVADNTTATKEEVSVLRGDMTSISLEIEDVTRTIQMMDSRINRMEVNQDEQNTGVCYLLGVNYARELEKSKSMEQIEPCQPVVSPPPSAIAGWMSTANQSMPHAAVAAAPHGLVQVNCEANILIVLIFGKILQLLTSEEGTKLQLEISVSASDIKEKYKDECKRVSKEEQVLRLDLSNKFQDVF from the exons ATGATGTTTGCAACAAGGGGTGGCTTAAATGATGCATGTTCTTCTGTAGCTAAACAGCTTGATAATGTTTACTCCTCCATTTCG GTTACTGAGAGAGATATGTCGTTGAAAATTCACCGAGTAGATTGTAAATATAATGTGGTTGCTGATAATACAACAGCAACGAAAGAGGAG GTGTCTGTACTGCGAGGTGATATGACATCGATTAGTTTAGAAATCGAGGATGTTACTCGTACAATTCAGATGATG GATTCTAGGATTAACAGGATGGAAGTGAATCAG GACGAACAGAACACTGGAGTGTGCTACTTGCTAGGCGTGAACTATGCAAGGGAGCTTGAAAAGAGTAAAAGCATGGAGCAAATTGAG CCTTGCCAGCCTGTTGTTTCTCCCCCTCCTAGTGCGATTGCAGGTTGGATGTCAACTGCTAACCAGTCTATGCCTCATGCCGCTGTTGCTGCAGCTCCTCATGGCCTTGTTCAGGTAAATTGTGAGGCCAATATTCTTATTGTGCTTATTTTTGGAAAAATTCTGCAGTTGCTTACATCTGAGGAAGGGACAAAACTTCAGCTAGAAATATCCGTATCAGCTTCTGATATTAAAGAAAAGTACAAG GACGAATGCAAACGAGTGTCAAAAGAGGAACAAGTTTTGAGATTAGATTTGTCAAATAAGTTTCAAGATGTTTTCTGA